ttgacacGGTTTTTATATGACTTTCAAGGTCTGGTGAAAAGGCCATTATATCATCAatgtaaacaaatatattatctATGTCTTCTAGTATTTTGATGAttgttttttgaaaaattttaggtCCTGAACGAATTCCAAATGGGACCCTTTTGTATTGGTATTGTCTTCCCAATAATGTAAACCCCGTAAATTTCCGACTTTCGGGTTTTATGTATAGTTGGTTGAAACCGTTCTTCAGATCGATTTTTGTATACCATTTAGCGCTTCCCATTtgcataatattttctgttATATTGGGTATTGCCGCAATCTCATCTATGACATATTCGTTTATTTCTCTATAATCGACCACCAGTCTCAAAtctttattctttttttctattaaaaatgCCGGGCTGGCATATGGCGAATCTGAGAGTTCGATTATATCATTTTCTAGTAACCTTTGTAGTTCTCGTTTAGCTCCGACTGTATGTTTATGTGGAACACTGTAGAATTTTGGTTTAGGTGTTTTAATGTCTTGTCTCATCCTTATTTCTATCggttctatttttatttgtttataagaAGAATTGGTTTTTACATATGAATAAATATAACGTTTTAATTCGTCGTTATTAAGATTTTCTAAAGACAGACACAGGCtttcaattaaaattttatctaaatCTTCGATGTCTGATTCACTGTCTTCTTGGTTCTTTGTACTGATCACATCACCGTTGATTATTATAGTCTGATTCTTATAATTCATTATTACTTCGTTACTACTAAGAAATTCGTTTCCTAATACAAATTCGACTGGTAAGTTATTCAGTAAGTAAAATTTAACTACGTGGCTTGACTTAGCTcctattattttaatttcctCATTTACTGTCTCAGTACACTCTTCCATGTCATCATTTCCGTATTTTATAGTTATTGGAGAATCCTCGACGATAGGTATTTTTAGCTTAAGGGCAACTTCTCTCTTTATGAAGTTCCTTGAAGCTCCCGAGTCCATAAAAAATGACGtttggtattttttaattaccCCTTGTAGTTCGGGTGTTTTAGTATTTATTCCTTTCTCGCTAATAATCAAGTTCCTAGTCTCTCCTTTCTGTTTTTCATCCctattcttaattttttccttaataaatttctgGTAGGTCTCGCAATCTTTTGAATCGTGATCATTCTTCTTGTGGTATTTGCACCACTTGTTATTGTTTACTGCCTCTAAAGTCTCTTTATAGGGTTCTTTCCTTATAGGATCAAAAACTTTCTTCTCTAGTATCACTTGTTTAGATactattttcttttctaaCGTGTAAAGAAATCTAATTGCATCTTTATAGTCTTTAAATTCATGCTTGAAAAGCTCTCCATCTGTATATGGACCAAGTCCATTGTAAAAGGTCTCTTCTACTCGCCTATTGAACTCTGTTTTTGAGAGTTTATTAATTACGGCATAAATGTTAACTAgttctttaatttcttgGATGTATTCTTGGATGGTTTCATAGCTTAATTGTTTAATAGAAGCTAGTTCTGTTAATATGCTTCTGCTATGTTCTATCGGAAATCTAAGACCGATCAGATAATCGCGTGTGGAGAAAAAATCTTCCACTATCCTCTCTTGCTCGATCAATGAGTCTTTACTCATTTTCCTTATTACCATCATCAGCTGTTTGGGTTTCCATTGGTTTTCTTCTGAGATTTTTTCGATCTCTTTTAACCATTCTATAATATCTATTGTCCGTATATCTTCAATGTAATAGATATCTGTAGTGAACCTTTGTTCTAAACCTTCTATTTTGGTTTCAaatgtaatatattttccTTTTAGTTTTTCTGCCTGCTTCCCTTGGTATTTCGACAGTTTCACCTTGCTTGGGATTTCACTCGTTGAATTCAACTTGACGTACCCCAAGCGGAGGTACGTCTCAATGAGATTATTATATTGTTGTTTGtaaatgttatttttactatattgagatttattatttttatggttCATCATCCTCTCCTTTGGTGAGGggctatttttaaatattttaaatatttaattgtttgttaacaaacaaacaaatgaATGACATTTAGTttgagaaaatattataaactaAATGATTAATGTGATGATGTTTCACattcattaataaaagtCATCACAACCATATAAAGAAAGTATTTTAAGTGGGATATCGCTCCGActgaatttttttcacTTCTAAATAGCTTTAAAGGAAAATCGCACCGAACGGTTACAATAACTatcttatatatttgttaatAGTTTTATGTAATACTCCGATcactttctttttttgaattcgCTTTTATAATTGCAGGCactaaaaacaaatacgATGTTGTGTCATTTGTTAATAGATCGATTGCgaaaagttttatattgtCAAACAAATCGTGCACAAGTAAAGTTAGCATTTATTTcaagaaattaaattatattttatttcttaacattgtgtttataatttgttgcacatagttttttttgttgtattaTGAAgtaatattaaatcttttaaataatcaaaaattcCTCTGCGGACAAGCCCTATGAATTATCTTACCCTTTAAGTAAGTATTACTCGGCAAAATCTTTAGAATGAGAAAttagtttttaattatgtGTAAAGCAGTATTAATACACATAAGACAttctattatatattcacagatttaatatttaagattttaatatttaaagttaTGTGAATTCATCCATAGTTAATATCTAAACTGTCGTGCTGCTGATTTTATCgtgttttatatatatttaatgaaaatacTATCAGAGCTAAAATGAAAGGTAAAGTGAAAAAATACCAGGGAGATTGCTGAGATTTAAATCTATCAACTATGAAAGTCAATAATAAATGTGAGGATATTAGATGTACAGTAAAAGGAGACCGGAATAATACCATCCATCATTGAAAGGTGGAATCTTTATGTGTGCCaaaacattaaatattttgctttaataaagaaaaaaatacttgTTGGCTcattaaaacatttaatttttttaaatacatttattttatataatctcTAGATAAAGCTTTTAGTTTATCAATGATGTTTTTAATGTGCTTAATCCgttttttaagaattcTTTTACTCTCAGAAGGAagagtaaaaaaaattatggtttttaaataatgggcaaaatacttaaaaaatgaagaaagaTATTGGCTCTTAATTAAACATAAagtacaataaaattttttaatctatGCAAATATCCCTTGAAGCTTTggctttaaaaaaaagtatgcTCAAAACAAGAAAGAGCAGATTATGTAGATGAGTAAAAACGAATAATTACTAGTTAAGAAATATAGTTTTAATGTGTATTTATGATCATTTAGCTCTTATTTTGCATACgatttgtataaaattgatctataattatattccttatatttttgattcttTTAACTCAATTTTGGCCCTTTCTTTACTTAAGATTTATTCCGTATGAAAgctcaaatattttttctatttttccATTATGCTTGATgtctttcttttatttgGTACAAATATGTTCATAGACCATGATTGTCAACTCCTTTATACCAGTGTCCAAGAAATGCCTCAATTGAACAATTTCTTATTCATTGTAAGTAATAAATTGCAGTATTATTGATGTTAAAATTGCaatgtattttaaatattgtaaatatgGGATATGTTTCTATTATAATTGTAAGGggtatatataaattatttaagaTTCCCGCCCAAaccaaaataaaaattaatttatgataaaaaaaaatactaaaattttactaatattaagagtaattgtttttatttttaaatattaaaaagttaattgtataataaaaattaattaaaaaacaatttgattaattaaatatagtaaaatatttataaaatatttttcataaagaTTAACCTAGAATAtaagatttatttaatagtTAACATcctgtttttttaatttagttTTCTTGGTATTAGACGAAATacaaaaacttttattattttcttattacTTCAATTTCGTATTGTTAAAATGCtttaatttattcaatttGTGATGTTTAAAAGTTacatttgtttataaataaaaaatctattatTAGATACCATAAtgaattacaaaaaaataaaagaggAGAATGAAGAATATCTCAACAAGAAGTATCAAAAGAACATTGATATTCATCAATCTCCCGGATTTTATCATAAACCCACTATTTCAAATTATGGCTCTTACCCGACAATTCCTTTTGGATATGaggaaaaatattttcaaaaacataaagTTGAGAAAGttaaaagaaacaaaatacaaaatgTGATAACAATCAATGGACAAAGTTATTATAGCAGAGATGGtgatttttatgaaatattCTGTTGTGATTATCCAGgttgttttaaaaagtacataagtaaatattctttaaaatatcatattgAAAAGGGACACACTTCAGATAACCTTGATGTTAATAAGCCATATGCTTGCAATTTCTGTGGATGTAATAGAaggtataaaaataagagcACATTGATAAAGCATGTTGCTGATACTCATTACAAGAAAAATGATAATTAAATTGTcttaatgatttttatttataaaacgaAGCTAAAATCGTCAGTTACTTGATAATCAAAACTTCTAATTTCTCATTTTTGcttataaaattactacaagtatttaaaaacaagacTTATAAGCTCTTTTTAATCCAAAACGCTATCTTTTTCATGATTGCCCCACTGCGAAAAAATGCGAGCTTTTGACATTCTCGAAAAGTTTTCTGTGTTTCGATTGGACATAGCACAAAAAGCTTTgttaatattgtaaaaattgttttttagtgTCCGGTAAGAGTTCGAAGGGCATAATTTGAATTGCTCGGCAAAATCACTtgttaatataaattttgctATAATAACAGAGCAATTATGTACCtccaaatttatttttataatattggTGTCGTTTATCTTAACTATTAtgcttctttttttgtattattgATTATTAATCATCGCTTGAGTATGAATTATCTAGACAATGcttcttttttactaatataGGGATACAAAGAACTGTATAAGCATTGATTATGTTTTTCACTTtgcaaaatattattaatgttataaatttgatattaaaataaatcaaatttcataagaataaaattaataataacgATGCTGCTTTacaatctaaaaaaatcctctttattaataatttataccaaaaatttgtataattcGGTAATAAGTGCCGTTGTTCTAAACGTTTCCTTGTCGATACCATTTTTAAGTCcataattttttccatTAATTCATCatgcaaaattttaatagtgAATGATTGCTCTTAACATCagtcaaaaaaaaagtaaaacaCTCTAAGCTATACATTTCTACTATTATAAGTTTAAAGTTAATAGATTTTTGCTAATGTTTGTCCCTGCagttttaaatatgatgattatttatcattttaaaatatttattttggcAAATTACGGTCGATTTTAAATGGACGCTATAAAATATCgtcttgttttttttgatttaaaataaatattcaatattATAATCATTTTCGGAGCAGGGTTACTTACAGCCCCGCGCATTTGAGGGTGtacgattttttttgaatcgtaaaaatgaagtgcaaaaaacAGAAGTAAACATTAGCACTCAAATTTCTGCATCGTTGAACATTTATTatactaaataaatattttgccCATTTTTTGTAGGTTTATTATAATCTTTTAACTACTTATTTAATACTTTAgatgtatttaaaatttcaactTTAGATTTAATGTTCTAATTTGAGAAGTATGCATGCGCAtacttaaatataatacattgttttttaattctttttttggaAAATTTGGTTTCAAAATATCGTCAAAATcgtttttagaatttatttagcCCCTCCAAAAAATTGGAAAAtcatttgaaaaattaaattttgaatacAAAGTGTCAATATTCAAGCTTTATAAGTTTCCAAAATTATCTCATTAAGATTTATAAGtgttttatacattttttacctTTATATATTACTTTAAGTGTTTTGGAAAATCATACCATGATCTCCTTTTCAAATTCTATCTTCCCAAAATGGAAACGCAAATTGATAGGAGGCGATATCATAAAACATAATGAATGGAACCGTTCGGAGCGGACGCCAGGGAAAATGCTTACTTGagaagggtaaaaaattaaaaaaaattgttgtttatttgtaatttgtatttaaaattccTTTAATTTCAACAGCATgacaataaaattgaataacAATGAAAGACAAGaagtttttgttttttacagGCTGGCATTGTTCGAACAAGGTTGGTagaaaaacaagaaaaaattgcTTCCAGGAAAAAAGtgcaaaaatttatctttttgaGGATGTAATTGACGGTATCACAGAGCTCACGGTGAGATTTAAAGTAGGTCTATATAGATCATTAAGATTCTTTACCGCCAACGAGCAACGATTCAAAATcgattatataaaattgatcCACGTCTCAAATGGGCATGCGGGACGGGACAGATTGTTTCCATTATTGCAAACAAAAGTCTACGACGCAACACAAAAAGATATCCAGAGGGTCTTGAATAGCTGTGATATATGTCAATCAAAGAAAAATCTAGTAACTAGACCAGTTATTAGACCAATTGTAGCAAGGTATCCAAAGGAAAGATATGTTGCAGACTTGATTGATCTCCGGCTATATCACGAACTCAATGAAGGATATAAATGGTTATTGAATATTGCAGATTCATTTACCGAATTTTGTTGGACGGTACCATGCTTGACATAACAGGTATTAGTGCAGGGAATGCCTTTGAGACATTGTTTAGAACATTGGTTCTTATATATACTTCATACTGATAACGGCAGAGAATTTGTAAATCAAACACTTGTCGATTTATGTCagaaatatgaaataagACATGTAAGGGGAAGAGCTAGATGTCCATGGATACAAGGACAGATAGAACGATGCAATCAAACAATAAATAGGATGATTGCATCTACTCATaggacaaaaaatattttgtggGCAACGGACCAAGGTACGAGCGATTTACCTGgtcataaataatttaagacACTCTACTACGAGACGAAACCATTCTATTTAATGTTTGGTAGACCCATTAGGGACACAATGGCTGAGTCTAGAATCACGGGCATTCTAGAATCGATTAATAGCGAAAATCACGAACAAGAGTGTGAGGACGAAGAACACGCCGAAGAACTTCTATCAAATGTTCATGATTGCAATATCAATGAAGAAATACAGCAACTATATGCTCTTAATAGCACAATTCGtttttaaatcaaatttatcatGATGCAGATAGAATTCATACACATACTGCTGCAGATAGAATGGTACATAGAAGAATGTGGAGAAATGATTTcttagaatttaaaattgtagATAGAGTTTTATAAGACCTTACATTAACAACAACGTCAATACCAGAAAACATTCTCTATATGAACATTTAGATGCTGAGGTCTATATTGTAACAgacataataaaatttattaaagtaaaattatgCAAAGAAGATGATAATGGCATTATAATAGGAGAAATAAGTACTAGAGATCTCGGTTTGCTTGGCAATGAATAAagtactaaaaatttttgttttagaaatttttctccttttttcataattccTTCccattattataaaaaaaatagtaaaaatttatcctCAAAAATCGAGACAAAACTTGGGTAATCATTTAATACgaacatttatttgttcttattttttggtTCGATCCTCACTGaagagatttttttttacttttttacCATTGGCGTCCGCTCCGAACTGTGACAATGAATAAATCccgtttttaaaataagaaagTGTCCTGTATCAACGGGACTTtgctatatttataatagctttctaaatagtttttaatattatattttttattgatggtTTCTCTATTTCTCTTATACTCCATACCCTTCAAAGACAgactttcttttatagtttatttttaatttattaaatgttgTCAACACTAAACACAAACATTGGCATACTTACCAATGTAGTAACAGCCGTGCAACTTtcgtttgtttgtttgtttgtgtGACTCTTCTTGGCGGGTTGCTTGTGATTCCCGACGTGTCATTGGAGATATGTGACAGGCGATGTTTATGACACATGCCCTTGTGATGTAGTAAATAACATCACAGAAAGCATGAGAAgtctttatataaaatataatttttaaaaaaattgtctCTATTAACTACATATTTCCAATAGtttaacatatttattatacaatttttgattaaaGAATCTCTCTAAAATATAGAATgtgaatttaattttttctaaatctaaatcatattatttattttcattgttTGTGTGATCCGGCATGTAGCCTGATCCGAAGTAGAAGAGGGGGACTATTGATAAACGATTTTTTGAGTTAATTTGCCAGTAAGATACGATAATCTTAGAACAGCTTTCCCCGGTATCGCTCATTGATTCAGCTATTCACAGACTCTGGTTTCTGTGgaattatttatgttttgttAACTCGAAATTTTTAGCTTCATTCTCCTTTGCTGACACCACTTCTTTAACAGTCGCCATATTCGCTAGTGCGCTTACAGCTCTAGCCACCTCTTCTTCTCCTGCATCCTCCTGATCGTATCCTCGTCGTCGTTCCAAAGATATGGACTCTAGAGTCTTCTTCATCACAATATACTGGATATATGCTTCAAGGTAGGGTTAAATTTCCAGCTCCCTGATGTACTTTCTATGATATTTGGTTACCACTCCATTCCACGTCATTACATAAGAAACTATTCTTATCTGGGATTTATGTATTAGTCCCAAATTTGCAAGAAggtcatattttcttatattatCATTCTCAACTTAGTTAAGTCAATCCTGGTTAATTATACCAACTtcaacttttaaaatttctttcttattCTTGTCAAATACAAGAATATCAAGCTTATTATGGGGTCACCTCTATATTAGTGGATATTCTCGTATCTACTCTTATTTCTGGCGATCATTTTCCATGATCTCTGTACTGAGTGTCCACGtattttctttgtcttcttaaacccatatttaatacataGTAAGAGATGAATGCATCTAACTACCTCGTTGTgtcttttcatataatcAACCCCCAACATTCAATCACACTAGGTAGCTAAATGATCCACGGTCTTCCTATGAGATCCACAATGGGGACATTGTCCCTCTTGTCCACAGAAGATATTTCTATCCTGTAGGAAGCTGTAAATTGCTTCGGATATAGCCTGATTGTTTCCTTTAACCAGCCAAGTATAATTGTCCCTAATGCTTACTAAATCATTGTCCCTAGCTTTAAACAACTTTCCAtggtttgtttttattttaattttgttgtaaggcgcttctttttaatattctaTTAGCATCTTCTGGGTTGTCTCTCCTACAAAACTATACCTAATCCTTAGATACTCGTTAATTGTAAACAAGTGGGATTTGCTCTCTGTCTCTACTTTAAGTATCGCTGCCCGTCTTAGTGAGCTTTTTTAGACTCATctaaagttttataaatattcagaAGCATACTTTCGCTTCTATCTATGATACTTATGAGGCCTCTACCAATTTCGGATCTAGGTAGGTATAGTCTTTCCTAGGGGAGTCAAAActaacatatttatttaaattgttgtcttttttattgcTCATCGAAATTTCGGTCTGGGGTAAATTCCGTTTAAATAGTTGATTAGA
The DNA window shown above is from Vairimorpha necatrix chromosome 7, complete sequence and carries:
- a CDS encoding C2H2 domain-containing protein, whose amino-acid sequence is MNYKKIKEENEEYLNKKYQKNIDIHQSPGFYHKPTISNYGSYPTIPFGYEEKYFQKHKVEKVKRNKIQNVITINGQSYYSRDGDFYEIFCCDYPGCFKKYISKYSLKYHIEKGHTSDNLDVNKPYACNFCGCNRRYKNKSTLIKHVADTHYKKNDN